The Chitinophaga caeni genome segment ACCGATCATCAATAACACGTCTCTCTCATAGTCTACCACGCTACCATCACCCTTGGGACCGATGTTCAACAGGTAATTACCTCCCCTGCTTGCCACGCGGATCAAACTAGTCAATTTTTCTTTGAACTTTTCTTGTTTACCCGTCCGTACCTGCCAGGAGCGATAGCCCCAAGTTTCATCAAAAAATGAAGCGGGGCTTTGCCAGGGCACACCGATAATATAATCAGGTTCCTGGTTATCACCCATTACGTCGAAATCCCCCCTGTTATTACCAATCCTGCTTCCGATCATACAATTTGGCTGCAAGCGGTGTACCAGGGCACGCATTTCAATACTTTGTTGTTTGCTCATGGAACCCATATCAAACCATAGTTCAGATATCGGCCCGTAATGTGTCAGCAAGTCCGTAACCTGCTGCATATTATACTGGTGATGTTCAGGGGTAATATAATCGGAGTTATGACTGGAAATCGGGGAAGCCTGGGGATAATGCCAGTCTATCAATGAAAAATACAAGCCGAATTTTAGACCTTGCGCCCGGCAAGCATTGGCCAATTCTTTTACAATATCCCTTTTATAAGGGGTGGCATCCACGATATCGAAGTCTGTATTGCTGGCATCAAACATACAAAATCCATCATGGTGCTTCGAGGTGATCACGATAGATTTCATGCCGGCATTCTTAGCTAGTAAAGCAATGCTGTCAGGATTCCACTTGGTAGGATTAAAATCATCTGCTACAGCGGCATATGTATCGCTGTAAATCCCGGCATGAGCTTGAATTTGCTCGCTAAGTCCGCGATCGATGTTCTTACCGTCCCATACCCCTCCAAGTTGTGAATAAATGCCGAAGTGGATAAACATTGAATACTTCTGATCCTTCCATTGTTGAAGGGCATCGGGATCGACTTGCGCTATTGCTCCATGGCCAAAGAGTGTGCCCATTAAGACCCATAATAATTTTCTTTTCATAGTTACTGGTTAAGAGGTTTGATTCGGTTCGATGCTCCCTGCATGGAGTCTAACTCTAAAATAGGCGTATTGTTATTAATGATTGATTATTATACGTGTCCCAGTTTCAATACATTAAACTAATTTTATATAAAAAAATTTTATGTAAATATAGTGTTCCTAACAGTTTTTAAGGATAGACTTTTCTCTTTTTTATTTTGATGGTGTTTAAATTCGTGTCAACATATTGTAATTAACAATAATTAACACTCCTAAAACCCTTAACCACTAAAGGTTTTAAAGAAAACAGCGCCTTCGCACCAGGCAAGGAAAGATTTTTAGGCATAGCGGCTCGGTTATTGTAATTTACGGGTTATGGCCCTCGGCAGCTAATGCTTTAAGGCTACGGGAATAAACACTAAAGGTAACATGGATGTTAGAATCATTTTACAGTTAGTAATCATCAAAGCTAAAAGGAATCCCATGAAACGTTTATTAATCACCTTGGCGCTCTTTCTTTCGGTGCAGCAGTTCTCACGGGCTCAGTACGTGGGCGCTAGCATCACGTTCCAAAACTTTTACGATGAACTCAGCCCTTATGGCTCCTGGGTTCAATCACCACAATATGGCTATGTTTGGGCACCCAATGTAGGCCGTAACTTCGTTCCCTACTCATCTAACGGTTACTGGGCAAATACCGCCTACGGCTGGACCTGGGTCTCCAGTTACCGCTGGGGTTGGGCCCCCTTCCATTACGGTAGATGGGTATATGATGATTGGTATGGCTGGTTATGGGTACCCGGTTATGAATGGGGACCCGGTTGGGTTACCTGGGGTTCCTACGGTGGCAATTACGGTTGGGCGCCGCTCGGACCGGGTATCAATATTTCTATCAATTTCGGTTGGCGACCACCTTCGCCCGTATGGTGGACATTTGTCCCGTGTCAATATTTCGGAAGCATAAATTGGTATAGTCGCCGTACGCCTACGCCGAGGGTAGTGAACAATGTTACGATCATCAACAACCGCTATTCAAGGCCCCGAAATTCAAATACATGGTTTACAGGGCCTACTGTTAGGGAAGTAGAAAGGGTAACAGGCGGAAGGGTTAGAACATACGAAGTCAATAATGTATCCCGCCCCAACCAGGACAGGATATCGAATGATAGGTTAAATATCTACAGGCCTAGCGTATCACAAAATAATAACAACTCGCGCCCGGAAAGACCGAGAAATGTGCAGACAATGGATAATTTAAGGCCTGTAAACAGGCTCCCGGCCAGGGATCCATCGCACAGTGTAGACAACTCGCGCCCAACAAGGCCCGCAGTTGAAAACCCGGGTAATAATACAAGACCTTCAACACCGAGTAGGCCAGCAGTTACGCCTTCGCAGCCGGTAAGGCCATCAAGCCCGGTTAGTCCCAGCAGACCTACCAGGCCAACCGTTGAACCTTCGCGCTCAACCAGGCCCGCGCAACCGGCAAGGCAAACCAATCCGCCGAAAAGACAAGGTTCGGGGAGTAATAGGCCTACCCGGCCAACAAGGGGATAAATTACCTACAACATAATAATAAGCCCGCTGGAAATTTCATCAAGGCGGGTTTATTCGTTTTATGTAATTTCATAGCGCGAACTATAATTATTCCAACAAGTACCTATTGCCTAAAAGAGAAATCCAGATGGACGAACAACAATCCAGGACCCTCGCTTCACAATTAAGTCGGCCCAACGGCGCACAGGGTAATGAAATAGCCGGGGAAATGCATGAACATAACGGCCCGATGAGTAGGCATGCCATAGACCTATTAAACATCCAGGAAGGGGAACGAATATTGGAAATTGGCCCTGCCAACGGCGGGCATGCTGCCTATGCACTCGAAAAAGCCGGTAAAACTTATTACGAAGGCATTGATATTTCTCAGGATATGGTTAATTTGGCCAACGAATTAAATGCCAACCTCGTGCAAGCTGGTCTTGCCAAATTCATCAAGGGGGACGGAGTTCAATTACCTTACGAAGAAAATTATTTTAACAAAGTATTTACGGTAAACACCCTATATTTCTGGACGGATTATGCCAAGCAACTGGCAGAAGTACACAGGGTATTAAAAGCCGGGGGCTATTTCAATATCGCGATAAGAAGTCGCAGTTTTATGCAGGGACTGCCATTTACCCGGTACGGCTTTCAAATGTTCGAAGTACCTGATGTTGTAAACTTATTGTCTGATAATGGTTTCAAAACCATCCATGTGGCAGTGGCGGAAGAGGTTGGTACGGGTAATCACCGGCAGGTGATAAAAAAAGATCGGATCATCATTGTGGCAACCCCCATCCAATAAATAAAAATAATTAATAGAGAAATAGAATGGAAAGAAGACATTTTATTCAACAAGCATTTATGACCGGTGCGGCTTTATCTATTTCAAAGATGGGCTTTTCAGCAATTTATAATGGTGGCGACTTCCCGGTAGTACGTGTCCCGGAAGCACAACGTAAATTTAAAAGTAAAGCGGTTGAACGACTCATTGCTGATATAAAGAAGGATATCGGGAACAAGGAAATAGCCTGGCTATTCGAAAATTGTTTTCCAAATACTTTAGATACTACCGTTGAGTTCGAAATAATCGACGGTAAACCCGATACTTACGTGATAACCGGGGATATTGATGCAATGTGGTTAAGGGACAGTTCTGCACAGGTATGGCCCTACTTGCCTTTGACAAAGCATGATAAGGATTTGCAACAATTAATCCGCGGCGTGATCCACAGGCAGGCTAAATGTATTATCCTCGATCCGTATGCCAATGCATTTTATAAGGATACGAGCAAAATAAGCGAATGGAAAGAAACGGATATCACCGAGATGAAACCCGGCATCCACGAACGCAAATGGGAGATAGACAGCTTATGCTACCCTATCCGCCTGGCTCATGGATACTGGAAAGAAACCGGCGATACCAGCGCTTTCGACGGGGAATTTGTCCAAGCAATGCACCTCATCATTAAAACATTCCAAGAGCAACAACGCTTTAACGGGAAAGGCCCTTATAGCTTCCAAAGGAAAACTGCCTGGGCAACAGATGGTGTGCCAATGGCCGGCTACGGTTACCCTGCAAGACCCAACGGGTTAATCTGCTCCATGTTCAGACCGAGCGATGATGCTACGATTTTCCCTTACCTGGTGCCTTCCAACCTGTTTGCCTTGGTGAGCTTGAAACAAATGCAGGAAATGGGCGCCGCTATACCGGCGATGAAATCCTTGGTTTCACCTGCTGCTGCACTTGCCACTACCGTGGAAAGAGCATTAAAGAACAACGCGATCATCAAGCATCCTAAATATGGAAATATATATGCTTACGAGGTGAATGGCTTCGGCAGCTACAACCTGATGGATGACGCGAATGTTCCATCATTGTTGTCACTTCCTTACCTCGGCGCCGTGAAACAGAATGATGCTATTTATCAAAATACCCGCAGGTATATTTGGTCGGAAGATAATCCATTCTTTTTTAAAGGGGAAAGCGCTGAAGGCATCGGCGGGCCGCATATCGGTTTGGATATGATCTGGCCAATGAGCATCGTGATGAAAGGTTTGACCAGCTCCAACGAAGCAGAAATCAAATGGTGCTTGGAAACCTTGCAGAAAACACATGGCAATACAGGCTTTATGCACGAATCGTTCCATAAGAATGACCCGTCAAACTTTACCCGTAAATGGTTTGCCTGGGCAAATACTATCTTCGGTGAATTTGTATGGAAAGTGTACCAGGAGAAGCCGACCTTGTTAAGTTAAAGTCAACACGAAAAATAATATAAAATGGCTGCCAAATAATAGTTATTGGCAGCCATTCCTTTTATAATTTGACTATTTTATTTCATTGTTGTCTGACTAAAAATGCATTAAAGGTACTTGAATTCCTTACCTGGTGAAGGACATTAGCGAAGGATGATACATTCACCCCCTGCCAAGAGAACCGTGGAACTTCGCACCGTTGATAGCGAAGGGTAGCTTGGCCATACAGTAGTAGAAAGGCCGGATCGAGCGATCAAATTGGCGGCCGTAATGGCCAATTTGTGCCCTTTTGGGGCAAGCAAAAAAGTACAAGAAACGAGCAGATGAACAGTGAATCGAACTATTGAGGGATCAAATTGCTCCCCGGTTAAAATTTAGTCGGACAATAATGATTTTATTTCTACGTTCTTACAAAGAAGGATATTTTACAAGGTCATACTTTAAAATGATATGT includes the following:
- a CDS encoding DUF6600 domain-containing protein, whose protein sequence is MKRLLITLALFLSVQQFSRAQYVGASITFQNFYDELSPYGSWVQSPQYGYVWAPNVGRNFVPYSSNGYWANTAYGWTWVSSYRWGWAPFHYGRWVYDDWYGWLWVPGYEWGPGWVTWGSYGGNYGWAPLGPGINISINFGWRPPSPVWWTFVPCQYFGSINWYSRRTPTPRVVNNVTIINNRYSRPRNSNTWFTGPTVREVERVTGGRVRTYEVNNVSRPNQDRISNDRLNIYRPSVSQNNNNSRPERPRNVQTMDNLRPVNRLPARDPSHSVDNSRPTRPAVENPGNNTRPSTPSRPAVTPSQPVRPSSPVSPSRPTRPTVEPSRSTRPAQPARQTNPPKRQGSGSNRPTRPTRG
- a CDS encoding class I SAM-dependent methyltransferase, which translates into the protein MDEQQSRTLASQLSRPNGAQGNEIAGEMHEHNGPMSRHAIDLLNIQEGERILEIGPANGGHAAYALEKAGKTYYEGIDISQDMVNLANELNANLVQAGLAKFIKGDGVQLPYEENYFNKVFTVNTLYFWTDYAKQLAEVHRVLKAGGYFNIAIRSRSFMQGLPFTRYGFQMFEVPDVVNLLSDNGFKTIHVAVAEEVGTGNHRQVIKKDRIIIVATPIQ
- a CDS encoding glycoside hydrolase family 125 protein, encoding MERRHFIQQAFMTGAALSISKMGFSAIYNGGDFPVVRVPEAQRKFKSKAVERLIADIKKDIGNKEIAWLFENCFPNTLDTTVEFEIIDGKPDTYVITGDIDAMWLRDSSAQVWPYLPLTKHDKDLQQLIRGVIHRQAKCIILDPYANAFYKDTSKISEWKETDITEMKPGIHERKWEIDSLCYPIRLAHGYWKETGDTSAFDGEFVQAMHLIIKTFQEQQRFNGKGPYSFQRKTAWATDGVPMAGYGYPARPNGLICSMFRPSDDATIFPYLVPSNLFALVSLKQMQEMGAAIPAMKSLVSPAAALATTVERALKNNAIIKHPKYGNIYAYEVNGFGSYNLMDDANVPSLLSLPYLGAVKQNDAIYQNTRRYIWSEDNPFFFKGESAEGIGGPHIGLDMIWPMSIVMKGLTSSNEAEIKWCLETLQKTHGNTGFMHESFHKNDPSNFTRKWFAWANTIFGEFVWKVYQEKPTLLS